AAAATATGTGTAATTAAATCGACGTGCATTACAATATTTAAAAAAATCACATACTTTTGCGACCAAAGAAAAGTATAATGGCAAAGAATTTAGTGATCGTTGAGTCGCCTGCAAAGGCGAAAACCATAGAGAAATTTTTAGGGGCGGGCTTTCAGGTGGAGTCAAGCTTTGGCCACATTGCCGACCTTCCGAGCAAGGAAATAGGAGTGGATGTGGTAAATGGCTTCAAACCAAAATATGAAGTATCCTCCGATAAAAAGGCGTTGGTCAAAAAGCTCAAAGATCTTTCTAAATCAGCCGAAATGGTTTGGCTGGCTTCCGATGAGGACCGCGAGGGTGAGGCTATTGCATGGCACCTGGCGGAAGAACTGAAACTGGACAAGGCAAAAACAAAGCGCATCGTTTTCCACGAGATCACCAAGACAGCCATACAAAAAGCGATAGAGAACCCAAGGGACATCAATTATGATCTTGTTAATGCACAACAGGCGCGCCGTGTGCTCGACAGGCTTGTGGGGTATGAGCTTTCGCCGGTGCTTTGGAAAAAGGTAAAAAGCGGGCTTTCGGCAGGAAGGGTACAATCGGTATCCGTTCGCCTGATCGTAGAGCGCGAGCGCGAGATACAAAATTTCAAAGCCGAGGGGTCTTACAGCATCACCGCCGAATTTGTAAATGAAGCAGGTAAGTCCTTTAAAGCAAAGCTTCCGAAAAATTTTGCGACCAAACAGGAAGCACAGGATTTTTTAAATAAAAATATAGGCTCTATATATAAGGTGTCGGACCTTGAGACCAAGCCGGCAAAAAAGTCGCCCGCAGCGCCGTTCACCACGTCAACCTTACAGCAGGAAGCAGCACGAAAATTGTATTTCCCTGTGGGAGTTACCATGATGATGGCACAGCGCCTGTATGAGGCCGGGCTTATAACCTACATGAGGACCGACAGCGTGAACCTTTCGCAGGAAGCGATGGGTGCGGCTGAAGCAGAGATTATAAGGTCGTACGGCAAGGAGTTCAGCAAGCCGCGTACTTATGCTACAAAAAGTAAGGGCGCACAGGAAGCGCACGAAGCCATCCGCCCTACAGACATGACCCGCCACACGGTGAATATCGACCGTGACCAGGCCAGGCTATATGACCTGATATGGAAGCGTACCGTAGCTTCGCAAATGAGCGATGCGCAACTGGAACGTACTAACGTAAAGATAGAAGCCAACAACCACAAAGAGCTGTTTACCGCATCGGGCGAAGTGCTTTTGTTCGAAGGCTTCCTTAAAGTGTACCTGGAAGGCAACGATGATGAGGATACGGAACAGGAAGGGATGCTGCCTGCACTACAGGTAAATGAGAAATTATTGAATAATTATATTACGGCAACCGAGCGCTTTTCGAGGCCGCCTGCCCGCTATACCGAGGCTGCATTGGTTAAAAAGCTCGAGGAGCTTGGTATCGGCCGCCCGTCTACGTATGCACCTACGATTTCTACCATCATCAACAGGAATTATGTTGAGAAAGGTAACTTCGAGGGTCATGAAAGGAAATACAGCCAGCTTATATTGAAAGGCGCTTCGGTGACGCAGCAGGAGCTTTCTGAAAACGTAGGTTCTGATAAAGGGAAGCTCGTGCCAACCGATATAGGTATTATTGTAAATGACTTCCTCGTTAACCATTTCGAAACGATACTTGATTATAACTTTACCGCCAAGGTAGAGCAGGATTTTGACGAGATAGCTTCGGGCAATGAGGACTGGACGAAAATGATGACCGATTTTTACGGGCATTTCCATCCAACCGTTATAAATGTTGAAAAAACAGCCGAACGCGAATCAGGCGAAAGGATATTGGGCACTGACCCGAAAACAGGCAAGCCGGTGAGCGTGCGTTTGGGTAAATTCGGTGCAATGGCCCAGATTGGCGATGCTGAAGATGAGAACAAGCAGTTCGCAAGCTTGTTGCCGGAGCAGAATATAGGCAGTATCACGCTCGACCAGGCACTTGGATTGTTCCTGCTGCCAAAGAACCTTGGTACTTACAAAGGAGAAGAAGTAGAAGTGAACAATGGTCGTTTCGGTCCGTATGTGCGCTTTGGCAAAATGTTCATTTCACTCCCTAAAGGCGAAGACCCGCTCGATGTTACTTTTGAAAGGGCACAGGCGCTGATCAGCGAAAAAGAGCAGGCCGATGCGCCTATCGGTATGTATGAAGGGCAGCCGGTACAGAAAGGTGTTGGGCGTTTCGGGCCATTCATCAAATGGAACGGCATGTTCATCAATGTGAGCAAAAAATACAATTTCGATAACCTTTCGCAATCCGACCTTGAAAACCTTATTGAAGATAAACTTCAGAAAGATGTTGATAAGGTGATCCACAACTGGGAAGCCGAAGGCATAAAGGTAGAAAAAGCCCGTTGGGGGCGCTCTGTTATCCTGAAAGGGAAAACCAAGATCGAGCTCAACAAAGATATAGACGCCGCAAAGCTTACCCTCGACCAGGTAAAAGCCATGATAGAGGAGAAGGCTCCGGCAAAGAAA
Above is a genomic segment from Flavobacterium album containing:
- the topA gene encoding type I DNA topoisomerase, with the protein product MAKNLVIVESPAKAKTIEKFLGAGFQVESSFGHIADLPSKEIGVDVVNGFKPKYEVSSDKKALVKKLKDLSKSAEMVWLASDEDREGEAIAWHLAEELKLDKAKTKRIVFHEITKTAIQKAIENPRDINYDLVNAQQARRVLDRLVGYELSPVLWKKVKSGLSAGRVQSVSVRLIVEREREIQNFKAEGSYSITAEFVNEAGKSFKAKLPKNFATKQEAQDFLNKNIGSIYKVSDLETKPAKKSPAAPFTTSTLQQEAARKLYFPVGVTMMMAQRLYEAGLITYMRTDSVNLSQEAMGAAEAEIIRSYGKEFSKPRTYATKSKGAQEAHEAIRPTDMTRHTVNIDRDQARLYDLIWKRTVASQMSDAQLERTNVKIEANNHKELFTASGEVLLFEGFLKVYLEGNDDEDTEQEGMLPALQVNEKLLNNYITATERFSRPPARYTEAALVKKLEELGIGRPSTYAPTISTIINRNYVEKGNFEGHERKYSQLILKGASVTQQELSENVGSDKGKLVPTDIGIIVNDFLVNHFETILDYNFTAKVEQDFDEIASGNEDWTKMMTDFYGHFHPTVINVEKTAERESGERILGTDPKTGKPVSVRLGKFGAMAQIGDAEDENKQFASLLPEQNIGSITLDQALGLFLLPKNLGTYKGEEVEVNNGRFGPYVRFGKMFISLPKGEDPLDVTFERAQALISEKEQADAPIGMYEGQPVQKGVGRFGPFIKWNGMFINVSKKYNFDNLSQSDLENLIEDKLQKDVDKVIHNWEAEGIKVEKARWGRSVILKGKTKIELNKDIDAAKLTLDQVKAMIEEKAPAKKTAAKKAPAKKAPAKKTAAVKKK